In one window of Episyrphus balteatus chromosome 3, idEpiBalt1.1, whole genome shotgun sequence DNA:
- the LOC129916683 gene encoding nucleolin-like — protein sequence MSDSENVEVKKRGRSSTAEKRTHVSSNSKKDDKPAANTDGETPAKRGRGRPKGTTKKNGNKTPAKKSNNSKGRGRPSKKKDDSSEDEETEGNDDEEENDEEENESNSDE from the exons ATGTCGGATTCTGAaaatgttgaagtaaaaaagCGAGGACGCTCATCAACAGCTGAAAAG CGAACCCATGTTTCATCGAACTCAAAAAAAGACGATAAACCTGCTGCCAACACTGATGGTGAAACACCAGCGAAACGTGGGCGTGGTCGTCCTAAAGGTACGACTAAGAAAAATGGCAACAAAACCCCAGCAAAGAAGTCAAATAATAGCAAAGGACGTGGACGACCTTCAAAAAAGAAGGACGATTCTAGTGAAGACGAAGAGACCGAAGGCAATGATGATGAAGAGGAAAACGATGAAGAGGAAAATGAATCCAACTCTGATGAATAA